Proteins from a genomic interval of Quercus robur chromosome 9, dhQueRobu3.1, whole genome shotgun sequence:
- the LOC126700062 gene encoding anthocyanidin 3-O-glucosyltransferase UFGT-like, with amino-acid sequence MSSSSTNNTDPHIAVLAFPFGTHAAPLLTIIHRLATASPKTHFSFFSTSTSNAKIFPTSKHGGELLNVKAYDVWNGVPEGYVQVGKPQEDIELFVKAAPESFRKGIKAAVAELGREVSCLVSDAFFWFAAEMAEEMGVPWVPFWTAGPHSLSAHVHTELIRETIGVGGIEGRENQTLKFIPGMSQIRVRDLPEGVVFGNLESVFSRMLHQMGQMLPLATAVFINSFEELDLTTTNHFKSKFNKFLNIGPFNLVSPQVSQPTSDTSGCLSWLEKRRTASVAYVSFGSVATPPPNELFALAEALEASGVPFIWSLRDNSKVHLPNGFLEKTKVNGLIVPWAPQLDILAHSAVGVFITHCGWNSLLESISGGVPMICRPFFGDQRLNGQLIEAVLEVGLKVEGGILTKNGVISSLDVILYKEKGKKMREKMKALKEFAKEAVGPEGSSARNFESLLQIVSKPKTNAAKE; translated from the exons ATGTCCTCTTCCTCGACCAATAATACTGACCCTCACATAGCAGTCTTAGCCTTTCCGTTCGGCACTCACGCCGCCCCACTCCTCACCATCATCCACCGTTTAGCCACTGCTTCTCCAAAAACCCACTTCTCATTCTTCAGCACCTCAACATCCAACGCCAAAATCTTTCCCACCTCCAAACATGGTGGTGAACTGCTTAACGTTAAGGCCTATGATGTGTGGAATGGTGTGCCTGAGGGCTATGTGCAAGTGGGAAAGCCACAGGAAGATATTGAGCTTTTTGTAAAGGCGGCGCCGGAGAGCTTTCGGAAGGGGATAAAGGCGGCGGTGGCAGAGTTGGGGAGGGAGGTGAGTTGCTTGGTCAGTGATGCTTTCTTCTGGTTTGCGGCGGAGATGGCGGAGGAGATGGGTGTGCCTTGGGTGCCATTTTGGACTGCAGGGCCTCACTCACTATCAGCTCACGTTCACACTGAACTCATCAGAGAGACAATTGGAGTTGGAG GAATTGAAGGCCGTGAAAACCAAACTCTCAAATTCATCCCAGGAATGTCCCAAATACGAGTCCGTGACTTGCCTGAAGGAGTAGTTTTTGGGAATCTCGAGTCAGTCTTCTCGCGCATGCTGCACCAGATGGGCCAAATGCTACCACTAGCAACCGCAGTTTTCATAAACTCCTTCGAAGAATTGGACCTCACCACAACAAATCATTTCAAGTCCAAGTTCAACAAATTTCTTAATATCGGTCCTTTCAACCTAGTATCACCACAAGTTTCACAACCAACTTCAGATACAAGTGGTTGCCTCTCTTGGCTTGAGAAACGTAGGACAGCATCAGTGGCATACGTTAGCTTTGGCTCAGTGGCAACTCCACCTCCAAACGAGCTTTTTGCACTAGCTGAGGCCTTAGAAGCTAGTGGGGTACCATTCATTTGGTCACTTAGGGACAATTCAAAGGTCCATTTGCCGAATGGTTTcctagaaaaaacaaaagtaaatggATTGATTGTACCTTGGGCTCCCCAATTGGACATCCTAGCACACAGTGCAGTTGGAGTGTTTATAACACATTGTGGTTGGAACTCATTGCTAGAGAGTATTTCAGGAGGTGTGCCTATGATTTGTAGGCCATTCTTTGGTGATCAAAGGCTAAATGGACAATTGATAGAGGCCGTGTTGGAAGTGGGCCTGAAAGTTGAGGGTGGGATCCTCACAAAGAATGGAGTGATAAGTAGCTTGGATGTcattttatataaagaaaaagggaagaaaatgaGGGAGAAGATGAAAGCCCTTAAAGAATTTGCCAAAGAAGCAGTCGGACCTGAAGGGAGCTCAGCTCGAAATTTTGAGTCGTTGCTGCAGATAGTATCGAAGCCAAAAACAAATGCAGCAAAGGAATGA